CAAGGCGAGGGCCGCGGGTTCGAATCCCGTCTTCCGCTCCACATGGAGGTTCTCCTCCTCGCGGGTGTAGTTTAGTGGTAAAACATCAGCTTCCCAAGCTGAGGTCGGGGGTTCGATTCCCCTCACCCGCTCCATGCGGCTGTAGCTCAGAGGGAGAGCACTACCTTGACACGGTAGGGGTCACAGGTTCAATTCCTGTCAGCCGCACCATTCGAGGCCCTATCGTCTAAGGGTTCAGGACGCCGCCCTCTCACGGCGGAAATCGGGGTTCGAATCCCCGTAGGGTCACCACCCATGGAGTGATGGCCGAGTTGGTCGAAGGCGCTCGCCTGCTAAGCGAGTATACGGTTGTTAAGACCGTATCGAGGGTTCGAATCCCTCTCACTCCGCCACATTGGAACTGTGGTGTAGAGGCCTAACATGCCTGCCTGTCACGCAGGAGATCGCGGGTTCGAATCCCGTCAGTTCCGCCATGTGCGCCCATAGCTCAGTCGGCTAGAGCGCACGACTGATAATCGTGAGGTCGGTGGTTCGAATCCACCTGGGCGCACCAATGAGACAGCAGCCGTGTCTGGACGGCTGCTGTCTTCGCGTTCTTGCGGTTTTTTCTCCGCCAGGCTGTGTAACCGGCGACGCCCGTTCCCATGTCGGCGGACACTTTCGTACCTGTCTCGTGCCTTGAACTTCACCGGCTCCTTTAAGAACGAGCCAGGCACGCCTCGATGTCGTCACGAAGGCTCTCCGGTGACGTCTGCGGCGCGTAGCGCTTCACCACACGCCCATCGCGGTCGATGAGAAACTTGGTGAAGTTCCATTTAATTGCCTCGGACCCAAGCGCACCTTTTGCCTCCTTCTTCAGAAATTCGAACAGCGGGTGCGCATTCGGTCCATTCACGTCGATTTTCGCAAATACGGGGAACGTGACGTGGTACGTCGTGCTGCAGAAGGCCTGAATCTCCTCGTTCGATCCCGGCTCTTGATTGCCAAACTGATTGCAGGGGAAGCCCAGAACTTCGAAGCCGCGATCGC
The sequence above is drawn from the Alicyclobacillus vulcanalis genome and encodes:
- a CDS encoding glutathione peroxidase, which gives rise to MTIYDFEVEKADGTKLSMREYEGKVLLIVNTASKCGFTPQYEGLQNLYEAYRDRGFEVLGFPCNQFGNQEPGSNEEIQAFCSTTYHVTFPVFAKIDVNGPNAHPLFEFLKKEAKGALGSEAIKWNFTKFLIDRDGRVVKRYAPQTSPESLRDDIEACLARS